From Fluviispira vulneris, a single genomic window includes:
- a CDS encoding methyl-accepting chemotaxis protein: protein MDVAKLTALKSPNEEEYIGMSENSPINILYCDLDFTIKYMNPTSRETLLKIEKYLPIKVNEILGSSIDVFHKVPSHQRRILANDKNLPHRAIINVGPEKLDLLVSAIYDKNSKYIGAMVTWDIVTEKLELANSLARISSMMENIPINVLFCGLDFNISYANTASMKTLEKLEKYLPIRISNLIGTSIDVFHKVPSHQRNLLSNEKNLPHRAIISVGPEKLSLLASAVLDLNKKFIGVMVTWEIITDNVKLVENIRQAAQQLASASEELNATAKEMSINAEKTTAVANSTAAASEEVSHGIRSVATNTEEMSAAIKEIARNATEASANTSLSLKQAQNTNAIIIKLGESSREIGNVIKVISSIAQQTNLLALNATIEAARAGDAGRGFAVVANEVKELAKQTAKATEDITNKITGIQSDSKSSVDAVSQISQSIEKLTSIANAIAASVEEQAATTNEVSRIVLESAKGVTNITDNVKVVSDAATQTSNGSSQLLLAAKSLSELAVNLESLVKNIKI, encoded by the coding sequence ATGGATGTTGCTAAACTCACAGCTCTAAAATCGCCAAATGAAGAAGAATATATTGGTATGTCTGAGAATTCTCCGATCAATATTTTATACTGTGATTTAGATTTTACAATAAAATATATGAATCCAACTAGCAGAGAAACTCTTTTAAAAATTGAAAAGTATTTACCGATTAAAGTAAATGAAATATTAGGATCGTCAATCGATGTATTTCATAAAGTTCCATCTCATCAGCGTCGTATTTTAGCGAATGATAAAAATTTACCACATAGAGCCATTATTAATGTTGGTCCCGAAAAATTAGACTTACTCGTTTCTGCTATATATGACAAAAATAGCAAATATATTGGGGCTATGGTTACTTGGGATATCGTCACAGAAAAACTGGAGCTAGCGAATAGTCTCGCTCGAATCAGCTCCATGATGGAAAATATTCCGATCAATGTTTTATTTTGCGGGCTCGATTTCAATATAAGTTATGCAAATACAGCAAGTATGAAGACATTAGAAAAACTAGAAAAATATCTACCGATAAGAATTAGCAATCTAATCGGCACGAGCATTGACGTCTTTCATAAAGTACCATCCCACCAACGCAACTTATTATCCAATGAAAAAAATCTTCCCCACAGAGCAATTATAAGCGTGGGACCAGAAAAACTCAGCCTTTTAGCTTCCGCAGTGCTAGATTTAAATAAAAAATTTATAGGTGTTATGGTTACCTGGGAAATAATCACTGACAACGTAAAACTTGTTGAAAATATCAGACAAGCAGCACAGCAACTTGCTTCAGCCTCTGAAGAACTCAATGCAACCGCTAAAGAAATGAGTATAAATGCAGAAAAAACCACTGCTGTTGCAAACTCTACCGCGGCTGCTTCTGAAGAGGTTTCACATGGAATACGTTCGGTTGCTACGAATACAGAAGAGATGTCTGCTGCAATAAAAGAAATTGCCCGCAATGCGACAGAAGCATCCGCCAATACTTCGTTGTCTCTTAAACAAGCACAAAATACCAATGCAATCATAATCAAGTTAGGTGAAAGCAGCCGCGAAATCGGCAATGTCATAAAAGTGATCAGCTCAATTGCGCAACAGACAAACCTTCTCGCTTTAAATGCCACAATTGAAGCCGCCCGTGCTGGTGATGCAGGGCGTGGTTTTGCAGTGGTTGCTAATGAGGTGAAAGAATTGGCAAAACAAACAGCTAAAGCTACTGAAGATATTACAAACAAAATCACTGGTATTCAAAGCGATTCAAAAAGTTCAGTGGATGCCGTCAGTCAAATCAGTCAATCCATTGAAAAACTTACAAGTATTGCCAATGCGATTGCTGCTTCAGTAGAAGAGCAAGCAGCGACAACGAATGAAGTTTCTCGCATTGTGCTAGAGTCTGCAAAAGGGGTCACAAATATTACTGAT
- a CDS encoding bifunctional 2',3'-cyclic-nucleotide 2'-phosphodiesterase/3'-nucleotidase, which yields MTHNYQRCELAILETSDLHCNVVPHDYYNDVKIEHFGLAKTASLIKKFRKIYENNLLVDNGDLLQGSALADLVARVHPLKKNETHPILKVMNILNFDIATVGNHDFNYGLDFLLNVIQKAKFPFICSNVYYYNENAKNKRGERILPGHFIIEKKLSCNETIKIGFMGVAPPQIMTWDKHILLGKVVVQEIVDAVKEQVKELKKKKVDLICVLAHSGILPLKYNLGTENAVCEISKIKGVDAIFSGHAHSVFPGGKIFNNLENMHIDNTIGKINNVPVVMPGAWGSHLGIIRFILEKKNKKWKVLQSFSEVHNVKETTADSEVLATIKDDNEHTLKHIRSTVGESNIHIYSWFSTLQHTLTSQIIQETGVEYAANYLKHTEWKNLPILCSFAPVNTGGHGSPYIHIQKGPLAIKDISNLYPYDNELKVVLINGEQLKEWLEFSAQAFLQIDIDSEKEISLLNPFYPSFNFDCISNIEYNIDVTMPLGNRIKNLNYKNTPISTTQQFALVTNNYRASGGGNFPNFDKLKTIVDSTEFFRDILIEKIKKIKTLDLKLTKSWSLLPTPYCKAKVFFESTMDSIPFHPPFLSVISTDPKTKRVKYAVDTTKF from the coding sequence ATGACACACAATTATCAGAGATGTGAATTAGCTATCTTAGAAACCTCTGATCTTCACTGCAATGTCGTTCCACACGACTATTACAATGATGTAAAGATCGAGCATTTTGGTTTAGCTAAAACAGCATCTCTGATAAAAAAATTTCGTAAAATTTACGAAAATAATCTCCTCGTTGACAATGGCGATCTACTGCAGGGCTCTGCCCTTGCTGACCTTGTCGCTCGGGTTCATCCTCTTAAAAAAAATGAAACCCATCCTATCTTAAAAGTTATGAATATCTTGAACTTTGATATTGCTACTGTAGGCAATCATGATTTTAATTATGGCCTCGATTTTTTATTGAATGTCATTCAAAAAGCAAAATTTCCTTTTATTTGCTCAAATGTTTATTACTATAATGAAAACGCCAAAAACAAACGTGGTGAGAGAATATTACCCGGTCATTTTATAATTGAAAAAAAACTCAGCTGTAATGAAACAATTAAAATTGGTTTTATGGGTGTCGCTCCACCACAAATTATGACCTGGGATAAACATATTTTATTAGGAAAAGTAGTCGTCCAAGAAATTGTGGATGCTGTTAAAGAACAGGTAAAAGAATTAAAGAAAAAAAAAGTAGATCTAATTTGTGTTTTAGCACATAGTGGAATTTTACCATTAAAATACAATTTAGGTACAGAAAATGCCGTCTGTGAAATAAGTAAAATCAAAGGTGTCGATGCTATATTTTCTGGACATGCACACAGTGTTTTTCCAGGCGGTAAAATTTTCAATAATCTTGAAAATATGCATATTGATAACACAATTGGTAAAATCAATAATGTGCCTGTCGTTATGCCCGGTGCATGGGGAAGTCATTTAGGTATAATTCGTTTTATATTGGAAAAAAAGAATAAAAAATGGAAAGTCTTACAGTCATTTTCCGAAGTTCATAATGTTAAAGAAACTACAGCTGACTCAGAAGTTCTTGCTACAATTAAAGATGATAATGAACATACATTGAAACATATTCGTTCTACCGTTGGTGAAAGTAATATACATATTTATTCTTGGTTTTCTACCTTACAACATACTTTAACTTCACAAATCATCCAAGAAACAGGAGTTGAATATGCAGCAAATTATCTTAAACACACAGAGTGGAAAAATCTGCCTATTTTATGTTCCTTTGCCCCTGTAAATACGGGTGGACATGGCAGCCCCTATATTCATATTCAAAAAGGACCGCTCGCTATAAAAGATATTTCTAATCTTTATCCTTATGACAATGAACTAAAAGTTGTACTTATAAATGGTGAACAATTAAAAGAATGGCTTGAATTTTCTGCCCAAGCATTTCTGCAGATAGATATAGATTCAGAAAAAGAAATCTCTTTATTAAACCCTTTTTATCCATCATTTAACTTTGATTGTATATCAAATATTGAATATAATATTGATGTCACAATGCCATTAGGTAATCGTATAAAAAACCTCAATTATAAAAATACACCTATTTCTACTACGCAGCAGTTTGCTCTTGTCACAAATAATTATCGCGCATCCGGAGGGGGGAATTTCCCAAACTTCGATAAATTAAAAACAATTGTCGATTCCACTGAATTTTTTCGGGATATATTAATCGAAAAAATTAAAAAAATAAAAACTCTCGATCTCAAACTTACAAAAAGTTGGTCTCTTCTACCAACTCCTTATTGTAAAGCAAAGGTGTTTTTTGAAAGCACAATGGATTCTATCCCATTTCACCCCCCATTCTTATCTGTGATATCCACAGATCCCAAAACAAAAAGAGTCAAATACGCAGTAGATACGACAAAATTTTGA
- a CDS encoding methyl-accepting chemotaxis protein yields the protein MFKRLSIKQKMIYWNILIIIIFAGILFFIMNNSLEHILKEKEIQIKHITEVSYGIIKKYIELEKEGKMTRKEAMEEVGNIIENARYDGTNYVFIDDIDQRQIVNPTRPEFKGQLQPTPPETMARLVNSMKQNKEGDYFHFFTKKPGQEGTFRKIAYVKPIPEWQWFVGTGTYINDIDEQRRDYIIELTAISVVITIFLMFGGIFFANLISVPLASLSARLLKSAANMEEKSKHLTQMSENVGNSSKGQASSIQETAAAIAEVTSMITRTSALTVQSGNLAHKISEGTAQGGEAVQRMVTSMEAIQESSQRLSDIEAIIKQIETKTMVINEIVTKTELLSLNASIEAARAGEYGKGFAVVAEEVGNLASTSGRSSNEIRDLLEKSRGSVQDILQMTVERVSEGQNKTIEVKTTFEKITADVNEINTQMTQITEATREQEIGVKQIASAMAKIDASAIQNTNSAEKSITASNDVFNISKDLKDIAHETEDIIFGEKKIENKKK from the coding sequence ATGTTTAAAAGACTCAGTATCAAACAAAAAATGATTTATTGGAATATCTTAATCATTATTATCTTTGCAGGAATTCTTTTTTTTATCATGAACAACTCTTTAGAACATATTCTAAAAGAAAAAGAAATACAAATAAAACATATCACAGAAGTTTCTTATGGAATCATAAAAAAATATATCGAACTTGAAAAAGAAGGTAAAATGACCCGTAAAGAAGCTATGGAGGAAGTAGGAAATATTATTGAAAATGCTCGTTATGACGGAACAAATTATGTATTTATCGATGACATTGATCAAAGACAAATAGTAAATCCTACAAGACCAGAGTTTAAAGGACAACTGCAACCCACTCCTCCAGAAACCATGGCTCGCTTAGTCAATAGTATGAAGCAAAATAAAGAGGGTGATTATTTCCATTTCTTTACAAAAAAACCTGGTCAAGAAGGAACATTTAGAAAAATTGCCTACGTAAAACCGATACCTGAATGGCAATGGTTCGTCGGCACTGGAACATATATCAATGATATCGATGAACAACGAAGAGACTATATTATTGAATTGACTGCAATTTCAGTAGTTATCACAATCTTCCTCATGTTTGGTGGTATTTTTTTTGCGAATCTTATTTCTGTTCCTTTAGCAAGTTTATCTGCACGTTTGTTAAAATCAGCCGCTAATATGGAAGAAAAATCGAAGCATTTAACACAAATGAGCGAAAATGTAGGGAACTCTTCTAAAGGACAAGCAAGCTCAATTCAAGAAACCGCTGCAGCCATTGCTGAAGTCACCAGTATGATCACAAGAACATCTGCACTGACAGTGCAATCTGGCAACCTAGCCCACAAAATATCCGAAGGTACTGCGCAAGGCGGAGAAGCTGTACAACGTATGGTAACCTCTATGGAAGCCATTCAAGAATCCAGCCAACGTCTATCAGATATTGAAGCTATCATTAAGCAAATAGAAACAAAAACAATGGTGATTAATGAAATTGTGACTAAAACAGAACTACTCTCCCTCAACGCATCGATTGAAGCGGCACGCGCTGGAGAATATGGCAAAGGCTTTGCTGTGGTGGCAGAAGAAGTCGGAAATCTTGCAAGCACGAGTGGTCGATCTTCCAATGAAATAAGAGATCTCCTTGAAAAAAGTCGGGGAAGTGTCCAAGATATCTTACAAATGACTGTCGAAAGGGTTTCTGAAGGACAAAATAAGACGATTGAAGTGAAGACCACATTTGAAAAAATAACTGCGGATGTCAATGAAATAAATACGCAAATGACACAGATAACAGAAGCCACACGCGAGCAAGAAATTGGGGTTAAGCAAATAGCAAGTGCAATGGCTAAAATCGATGCTTCAGCAATCCAAAATACAAACAGCGCTGAAAAATCCATCACTGCTTCAAATGACGTATTCAATATAAGTAAAGACTTAAAAGATATTGCTCACGAAACTGAAGATATAATTTTTGGAGAGAAGAAAATTGAGAACAAAAAGAAATAA
- a CDS encoding FecR family protein has translation MRTKRNKLIIILLIFFPLYSFADEEEIGKIENIIGSADIIINNSRIELAKDTPVHPSDTIITKDKTLVKILFFDGADIILYENTQIKIKEYKFKIDAEKKNLKGVFEEIKGKIRFFVKPAKNTENDVKYKTNNAVMGIRGTGGVIVAQGSQKTQLLVTSGKVDFSNPAAPDKIVQVKENQWGEMRGEKPPAPPKPATPELIKSLAIDLPEGFEITKSGEDEKENNKEEDKKLNNSNPTAPLPPAASPTGVEGDDDDESDKEKTSSDSNNTNKNEENEVFRMGPTVSVGMYQYLSVGIEMRILKFLGLSVNIGGAPGKMNLKDFPNIGNKINNNNQPEINNIKASFFHVEARAVIYPFSGRFFIGSAFGLRKLDVQADTCIYVTVSSQNVCVPANGGVKINTTYATPQFGWLFVWDSGFSIGTELGAQIPLSMSSNNFYSNVNTSNPSAYTQATSSGNYQNFQNILQNSLPEYFNHQVLPFWNILKIGWLF, from the coding sequence TTGAGAACAAAAAGAAATAAATTAATTATAATTTTATTAATTTTTTTTCCGTTGTATTCTTTTGCTGACGAAGAAGAAATCGGAAAAATAGAAAATATTATAGGATCAGCAGATATAATTATTAACAATTCCCGCATAGAATTGGCAAAAGACACACCTGTACATCCATCAGATACAATTATAACAAAAGACAAAACGCTCGTTAAAATATTATTTTTTGATGGAGCTGATATTATATTATACGAAAATACACAAATTAAAATTAAAGAATATAAATTTAAAATCGACGCAGAAAAAAAGAATTTAAAAGGAGTTTTTGAAGAAATCAAAGGAAAAATTCGCTTTTTTGTTAAGCCTGCAAAAAATACTGAAAATGATGTAAAATATAAAACCAACAATGCTGTCATGGGAATCCGCGGCACGGGTGGTGTTATTGTTGCTCAAGGAAGTCAAAAAACACAGCTCCTGGTCACATCAGGTAAAGTTGATTTCAGTAACCCCGCCGCTCCCGATAAAATCGTTCAAGTGAAAGAAAATCAGTGGGGAGAAATGCGCGGGGAAAAACCACCGGCACCGCCCAAACCTGCTACACCAGAACTTATAAAAAGTTTAGCTATCGATCTACCAGAAGGATTTGAAATAACGAAGAGTGGAGAAGATGAAAAAGAAAACAATAAAGAAGAGGATAAAAAATTAAATAATTCGAATCCAACAGCTCCACTTCCACCAGCAGCATCACCAACAGGTGTTGAGGGAGATGATGACGACGAATCTGATAAGGAAAAGACTAGTAGTGACAGTAACAATACAAATAAAAATGAAGAGAACGAAGTCTTCAGAATGGGACCAACAGTCAGTGTAGGCATGTACCAATATCTTTCAGTTGGAATTGAAATGCGCATTTTAAAATTTCTGGGTTTGAGTGTTAATATCGGGGGAGCACCGGGGAAAATGAATTTGAAGGACTTTCCTAATATAGGCAATAAAATAAATAATAATAATCAACCAGAAATAAATAATATCAAAGCATCATTTTTTCATGTTGAAGCACGAGCTGTTATCTATCCTTTTAGCGGCCGTTTTTTTATAGGTTCCGCTTTTGGTCTGCGCAAGCTTGATGTACAAGCTGATACCTGTATCTACGTAACTGTTAGCTCACAAAACGTTTGTGTGCCTGCAAATGGTGGAGTAAAAATCAATACGACTTATGCAACTCCTCAATTTGGTTGGTTATTTGTTTGGGACAGTGGATTTAGCATTGGTACAGAACTTGGTGCACAAATTCCTTTAAGTATGAGTTCTAATAACTTTTATTCAAATGTAAATACTTCAAATCCTTCAGCCTATACTCAAGCAACCAGCTCAGGAAATTATCAAAATTTTCAAAACATTCTACAAAACAGTTTACCTGAATATTTTAACCATCAGGTATTACCCTTTTGGAATATTTTAAAAATTGGTTGGCTCTTTTAA
- a CDS encoding response regulator: protein MTKKILIVDDAKTIRQQVNFTLSKSGFEVIEAESGKEGIEKLRANKDIDAIISDINMPEMNGIEMVLAINGDASLPHPPILILTTEGATEIVAQAKKAGASGWIVKPFKPEMLIEAVKKLTKS from the coding sequence ATGACAAAAAAAATACTCATTGTCGATGATGCGAAAACAATCCGTCAGCAGGTCAACTTCACACTGTCTAAAAGTGGTTTTGAGGTTATAGAAGCAGAAAGTGGAAAAGAAGGAATTGAAAAATTGAGGGCTAATAAAGATATCGACGCTATTATATCTGATATCAATATGCCTGAGATGAATGGGATAGAAATGGTTCTTGCAATCAACGGCGATGCAAGCTTACCCCATCCACCGATTTTAATATTGACAACAGAAGGAGCTACAGAAATAGTTGCGCAAGCTAAAAAAGCCGGTGCTAGTGGATGGATTGTTAAACCATTTAAACCTGAAATGCTGATTGAAGCGGTTAAAAAATTAACGAAGTCTTGA